The following proteins are encoded in a genomic region of Struthio camelus isolate bStrCam1 chromosome 3, bStrCam1.hap1, whole genome shotgun sequence:
- the MFSD2B gene encoding sphingosine-1-phosphate transporter MFSD2B isoform X5: MMLACTPFTVVSYFFMWYLPPFVAGRVAWYLIFYCLFQALTTLFQVPYSALTMFLSTDQKERDSATAYRMTMEVLGTLIGAALQGQIVASAHVSHHCTVNTTSHFISPHDAPSFPEPLDPLSHQAKVYMIAAGVIGGVYLLGIVIFFFGVKEKDDPYALTSDRAIPFCKGLGLTMKHGPYVKLTASFLLISTAVQLEQSNFVLFCTHAANLRNHFQYLVVTILVSAAVSIPFWQKILQRFGKKCAAYGISWMIPFAVMLVTIPNLILAYFVAFVSGLSIAASLLLPWSMLPDVVDNFRLQNPHGKGHETIFYSSYVFFTKMSTGIGLGISAAGLEFTGYKPGICKQSNDVILTLKILIGAVPAILIIVGLLILLFYPITEESRKETKLALEMLRRNHQSTENLDEHREDTLV; the protein is encoded by the exons GATGCTGGCATGTACACCCTTCACAGTAGTGTCCTATTTTTTCATGTGGTACCTGCCTCCTTTTGTAGCAGGAAGAGTTGCATGGTACCTGATTTTCTATTGCCTTTTCCAAGCACTGACCACA TTGTTCCAGGTACCATATTCTGCTCTCACCATGTTTCTCAGCACAGaccagaaggagagagattcTGCAACAGCATACC GAATGACCATGGAGGTGCTTGGGACCTTGATTGGAGCTGCACTCCAGGGACAAATTGTGGCCAGTGCTCATGTCTCTCATCACTGCACTGTAAACACAACCAGCCATTTTATCTCCCCGCATGACGCTCCCAGCTTCCCTGAGCCCTTAGACCCCCTGTCTCATCAA gcaaAGGTTTATATGATTGCAGCAGGGGTTATAGGAGGTGTGTATCTTCTTGgaattgtcatttttttctttggagtaaaggaaaaagatg ATCCTTATGCCTTAACTTCAGACAGAGCAATTCCTTTTTGTAAGGGGCTTGGACTCACCATGAAGCATGGTCCATATGTGAAACTTACAGCTTCATTTCTTCTCATCTCAACAGCAGTTCAG CTGGAGCAGAGCAACTTCGTCCTGTTCTGCACGCACGCAGCTAATCTCCGCAATCACTTCCAGTATTTGGTGGTTACCATTTTG GTATCGGCGGCTGTCAGCATTCCTTTCTGGCAAAAGATTCTGCAGCGATTTGGCAAGAAATGTGCAGCATATGGGATTTCG tggatGATTCCTTTTGCAGTCATGCTAGTGACCATACCAAACCTGATCTTGGCGTATTTTGTTGCCTTTGTCTCGGGCCTGAGCATTGCAGCCTCTCTGCTGTTGCCATG GTCAATGCTGCCTGATGTTGTTGATAACTTTCGCCTGCAGAATCCCCATGGAAAAGGACATGAAACAATTTTCTATTCCTCTTACGTTTTCTTTACCAAGATGTCAACGGGGATTGGCTTAGGAATTTCTGCAGCAGGCCTGGA gtTTACCGGATACAAACCAGGTATTTGTAAACAATCCAATGATGTGATCCTCACACTGAAAATCCTCATTGGAGCAGTCCCTGCTATCCTCATCATTGTAGGTTTATTAATACTTCTCTTCTACCCAATCACAGAAGAAAGTCGGAAAGAAACAAAGCTTGCGCTTGAGATGTTAAG AAGGAACCATCAAAGCACAGAGAACCTTGATGAACACAGAGAGGACACCTTGGTGTAA